TAATTACTTTCTATGTACtactatgatatttttatttacttgCGTTGTTCTTCAAACTATGAATGCTCTCTTAATTATCACTGCTTGTTATGATTATGTTGGTTTACTTATTTTGTACACAATAGTTGGATTACATATTGACATTGTACCACCACGCTTTCTCCATACTCGTGCTTTGGATGGGGGAGTAATTATCCTGTTttacttcattttcattttctttatgaTTTTAGTAATGTGTTGAAAAATTTGCGTAAGTGAGATAGAGAGAAAGACAGAAAGAGAAAACATTTAAAATGGGATTATAAATTAGGAGAATTTTCCTATTTTCAACCATTATAGTGATAGTCTAATGTCTTGTCgctttaaatttaatttttttaattatatttactaaacaaaaatttcaaatagctcttcgaaaaaaataaattagaataTTGTATTTAGATAATGCAAGACTTAAATACCAAAACCAGctaaagtaaagaaaaattgAGCAGTTACATCCTATTAAGTAGTGCAAGAACTTATTAGTAGCAACTTTTGTTGACATGTTTGTtgtattttcctttatttttaagTTTCTATTATTAGCTTTCATTTGATACGGAAATTATTAAAAACCCAAAGTAATCTAGTACCAGAGGGCTACTATTGCAAATTAAGTTTTAAGATATATAATAATGTTTAGTGGAGAATAAAAAAAttcttatatatgtatatatgaattaaaaataaatgtaatggaaaaacatatttgaatttttataaaataaaaataaaaaaagtgccaaaaaattaatttactcATTTCAACATGAATATACAATAggatattttaatttgaatacaaaaaaggaataaaaaaatataataattaaacacCATTACTACAATTAATTTCTTTTCATAGAATGTATTTACTTTGTATTCacttgcaaattttttttttccaaactatGACTCCTTATCATTATTTGATAAAATTAcgttattttacttattttttatacAACTGTTGGATCATAGATTGAATCTGGACCTGAGCTTGGACCTGGCTCTCCCTCTACACATTCTCTGAATATTGAGGTGATTCTTTTTTTCtccattcttttttctttttaatttgttCCTTTTTCAACACTTTTTTGCACAAAATTCTACTAATGTGCCGAATAATTTGCATGAGAAATAAGGAAGAGGGCATACCACAAcgaaaaaataatatgaaaatatatctTAAGAAATTTTTAACGGTTTCAATTGTGTGGTGGTTGTCAAATATCTTAGTGTTTGAAGCATAAGAGTTAGATTCATTAAGTATGACATTAATTGAATCTTCTACAAAGTCAATGCCTAAATCATCAAAAACACTTTGCTTTGAAGCATAAGAGTTAGATTCATTAAGTATGACATTAATTGAATCTTCTACAActaaggttcttttattatagactTTATAAGCCTTGTTAGTTGTAGAATAACCAAGGAAAATACCCTCATCAACCTTTGAATCaaactttttcattttattattttttatacaatGCCTTTTAAGTTGTATTTGtttgaattttctttcaaattatGAATTTTTCCTTATACTAATTTGGTATAATTATGTTGTTTTACTTATTATTTGTTATACAATGTCACGATTCTAGATTCAAGAAATAGGAGACTCCCCTCCGACTCGTACTTCCGAAACGGAGGTAACTCTCTTATTCTCAATCCTgctccttttaaatttttttcattagAATTTTATTTCAAATGTTTGTTGGgctttttgtggagcctagttgtgttttaatttggatgacgacccgacccctatttaattagagatctctatcctaaggcttagtccatggagcgaaggcttgggccatGTTGTatcccattcggaacggaaccctaggcgcaacatataaaaatggtgctttcgggtgattaggttTGGTGTGTATTGTATCCGCGAGAGAGCGTGAGCGAGAGGATTGTATCGCTGCACTCTttgtgctttcttcctgataatattgaaatccctgcaactccgtggacgtaggcaaaattgccgaaccacgtaaatattgtcttgtgcgtgtgattgaatttttttttggcgttattctttctctatttgtttctcacaggtttcaggaatttgttctttattcccaacaacGTTGAATGTTTTCCTTCTTGTGATTtggtaaattatgtttttttttacttATCTTCCATTCAATTTTTCCATTCCTTATGCAAATACCAGACTCACCCCCTACCCATCCCTTAAATAGGGAGGTAACTCTCCTATTCTCACTCCAATAGATCTTTCGCTATATCTTGTTGTCGGCCTTTTAAAACTATTTGTATGATatagatacaaaaaaaaaaaaaaaccaaacctacaaCAAGAAAAAAAGATTAAATGAAGGTAGTAGGGAATTTTTATCCTTTTCAACTATTGTCGTGTGTATCTGATTTCCtagtcattttaaaattttttgttatgTTTATTGCAATAAACTTATGGGGGCTCTTTGGCAATAAATTTGAACATAAGGTTTTGATCAATATTCTAATATGCCTTAGATTTTTAATTGTATGAAGAAAACTTACCGCCTCTTAATTGATGGGTGAGCTTTTGTCTATTGTTGCATTGGTTCAGCTTTTTTGACCTCTTGAACTTCTTGATCTTATTCTTTTTTATCCTCTTGAATCTTCATCTCTCCAAAGTCAATGCCTAAATCATCAAAAACACTTTGATTCATTAAGTATGACATTAATTGAATCTTCTACAActaaggttcttttattatagactTTATAAGCCTTGTTAGTTGTAGAATAATCAAGGAAAATACCCTCATCAACCTTTGAATCAAACtttttcaatttattattttttatacaatGCCTTTTAAGTTGTATTTGtttgaattttctttcaaattatGGATGTTTTTCTTATACTAATTTGGTATAATTATGTTGTTTTACTTATTATTTGTTATACAATGTCACGATTCTAGATTCAAGAAGTAGGAGACTCTCCTCCGACTCGTACCTCAGAAACAGAGGTAACTCTCTTATTCACATTCCTACTCCTTTTAAATTGTATTCATTTGAATTTTATTTCAAATGTTGAATGTTTTCCTTTCTGTGATTTGgtaaattgttattattatttttttttacttatcttccattcaattttttttattcctCATGCAGATACCAGACTCTCCCCCTACCCATACCTTAAATAAAGAGGTAACTCTCCTATTCTCACTCCAATAGATCTTTCGCTATATCTTGTTGTCCTCTTTTTAAAACTATTTGCATGATatagatacaaaaaaaaaaaaaaaaaaaaaaagacaaaccTACAACAAGAAAAAAAAGATTATATGAAGGTATTTAGTAGGGAATTTTTATCCTTTTCAACTATTGTCGTGAGTGTCTGATTTCTTagtccttttaaaattttttgttatgTTTATTGCAATAAAAATTAGGGGGACTCTTTGGAAATAAATTTGAACATAATGTTTCGATCAATATTCTAATATGCCTTAGATTTTTAATTGTATGAAGAAAACTTACCGCCTCTTAATTGATGGGTGAGCTTGTCTATTGTTGCATTGGTTAAACTTTTTTGACCTCTTGAACTTCTtgagcttaattttttttatcctcTTGAATCTTCATCTCTCCAAAGTCAATGTCTGAATCATCAAAAACACTTTGCTTTGAAGCATAAGGGTTAGATTCGTTAAGTATGACATTAAATGAGTCTTCTACAActaaggttcttttattataggcTGTATAAGCCTTGTTAGTTGTAGAATAACCAACGAAAATACCCTCATCAACCTTTGAATCAAACtttttcaatttattattttttatacaatGCCTTTTAAGTTGTATTTGTTTGAATTTTCTTCCAAATTATGAATGTTTTCCTTATGATAATTTGGTATAATTATGTTGTTTTACTTATAATTTGTTATACAATGTCACGATTCTAGATTCAAGCAGTAGGAGAATCTCCTCTGACTCGTACCTCAGAAACGGAGGTAACTCTCTTATTTTCAATCCTACTCCTTTTAAATTGTGTTCATCTGAACTTTATTTCAAATGTTGAATGTTTTCCTTGTTGTGATTTGGTAaattatgtttgtttttttttcacTTATCTTTCATACAAATTTTCCATTCGTTATGCAAATACCAGACTCTCCCCCTACCCATACCTTAAATAGGGAGGTAACTCTCCTATTCTCACTCCAATAGATCTTTTGCACTATCTTGTTGTCCTTTTTTTAAAACTATTTGCATGATatagatacaaaaaaaaaaaaaaaaaaagacaaaccTACAACAAGAGAAAAAGATTAAATGAAGGTATTTAGTAGGGAATTTTTATCTTTTTCAACTATTGTCATGAGTGTCTAATTTCTTAGtgcttttaaaatattttgttatGTTTATTGCAATAAAAATTAGGGGGACTCTTTGGCAATAAATTTGAACATAAGGTTTCGATCAATATTCTAATATGCCTTAGATTTTTAATTGTATGAAGAAAACTTACCGCCTCTTAGTTGATGGGTGAgcttttgtgcatttttgcattGGTTCAACTTTCTTGACCTTTGAGCTTATTCTTTTTTATCCTCTTGAATCTTTGTCTCTCCAAAGTCAATGCCTAAATCATCAACAACACTTTGCTTGGAAGCATAAGGGTTAGATTCATTAAGTATCACGTTAATTGAATCTTCTACAACTAAGGTTCTTTTATTACAGACTCTACAAGCCTTGTTTGTTGTAGAATAACCAAGGAAAATACCCTCGTCAACTTTTGAATCAAACTTTTTCAATTTATCTTGTGTtcaaaataaaacatttgcaaccaaaAACTTTAAAGTATGAAATGTTGGGGTTATATCCAAACCAAAGTTTAGAGGGAGTCTAATTCATGACAAGTCTAATAAATACTCtattaaaacatatcatgcgtTATTTTTGGATTCCGTCCAAAAATATTGAGGCACTTCGTTCTCAACTGGCATTGTTCTTGCAATTTCTTGTAAGGTTATCTTTTTCCTCTCTGCAGCCCTATTTTGTTAAGGAGTTTGAGGAGCTGAAAAGGTTTGGTAAAAACCAATTTCATTACTTAAAAACTACATTTCATCATTCCAAACTCTCATGCTCTATGCTTCTAATTTTGGAAACCATGCAATGTTTTTCCAGTTGAACCTTTTTGATAAATTTGTTAAAGGCATGAAATGCATCTTTATTTTTAGCTAAAAATAAGAtccaagtatatcttgaataatcatcaactatgacaaaaataTACTTTATACCACCAAGGCTTGTAGGACTaattggaccaaataaatctaaatgcaAAAGTTGCACAAGTTTAGAAGTTGAAACCATATTTTTGCATTTATGTGAGACTTTAAGTTGTTTACCCCTTTGGCATGCTTCACACATCTTACCATTCTCATACTTGACCTTGGAGATGCATCTCACGAGCTCCTTGTTAGAGATGTTGTTTATCAACTCCATGTTGACATGCccaagtctcctatgccaaagccatctATTCTTGTAAAGGCACTAAGCCATTCATATTACTGTTAACTAAAACATCATAATTAACAACATAGACTTTTTTGTTTCTAGTAATCCATAAATAAAGTATCATATGATTTGGGATCTTCAACTATGCAAAGATTTGGTTTAAAAAATCACATCAAGTCccttatcacataattgactaatgctaagtgaATTGTAATTTAAGCCATTTACTAAAAGAATGTTATCAATCACATTACCTAATTTTCCAATATCAATGATATTACCTTTACCATTATCTACAAATGTGACATGTGTCTGGAGCaaccactatccatataccatatTACCTTTGAGGTGCTACATCCACACAAAACAAAGTAGATCAACCTTTAGGTATCCAAGTGAATTTGGGTCCTTGCTTGTTAGTATAGTACTTCTTCTTGACCCAAACCTTTGGAGGTCCATtatattcatcatttctcattCTACATTGATAAATATAATGTCCATAACCAAGACAATAATGACAATGCATATTTTGATAGTTAATCCTTGGCCTATAGGTTTTTCTAGTATATGTGTTTTTTCTATATGCTCTCCTACCAAATCTACCTTACATTTGAGCATAATTCTTTCTACCATAATGATTTTGTGGTTCTCTTCTTCTTTGGTAAAGAGCATGAGAAGTATATGCACCATTATGTGACTCTTTAGAGTTATATGTTGGTATTTTCAAAGTGGATGCTTGTAATTGTGTTTGTGTGGTGATAGCCTTAAAAAAGTGAGCATGGAAAGGTTTAACTACTTGTGCACTACCATGTGTAAATCCTATGTCACTTTTATCACTTGTAATTCTTTGATCATGGATGATATTTCTaagctttcttttccttttgaaaaTTCTGAAAGAGTGGCATTTAGTTCATCCATCCTATTTTTCAAAGCAACATGTTCCTTTTTTAATGAAACATGTAATTTAAATTTGTTGGATAAATCATCATTATTCCTCTTAATTAAGCATGCATTTCAAGATTCTATGTTAGATGTTTGCCTTTTGAAATCCTTATTTAAACTACAAACATGTAAGTATTTTTCATACAACTCATCATATGTGTCATGTAATTCATCGATGGAAAATTGAGAATTTACCACATCCTTGCAGGCCATTTGTGATCTTTCGAAAGTGGTTAAGCTAAAAAAAATGTCACCTAAGCTTTGATACTAGATGAAAATGTGGTGATGGTCGAGCactaaaaagggggggggggggtgagtagTGCTTTTTGATAAAAAGTGTGTATTTTCGAAACTAGTATGTTTGGCAAGTAAAACACAAAGTTCCATAGTAAAGATGGATGAGTTAATTGATGTAACACAAGTGAATGATCATAAGTATTTAAAGTGTGAAGTTAAGTAATCAAATACAATACAAACAATGTAAATAAATTAGAGATAAGAAGAGTAGAGTGGAGTGCACAAGGACTTTTATAGTGGTTCGACAACTTGCCTACATCCACTTGTGTTATGATCCTTCTTCTCAACACGTTTTACTAATGAACTGGAGTAAAAACTCCCAAGTTGAGGCTCCTTTGCAATGTGCGAGCTCCACACTTCTCGTACAACAGAATCAAACTTGGTTTGCCTCGAGCTTGAACACTTAACAACTCAGAACCTTCACTTGATTCCAACCAAGCTAGAAAGCTCAACTCAATGATATTGTTAAAAACTAAATGAGTACATGAAATTAAACTCTCTTGATATACTAGGTATGAGGATACAAGCACAAGAATTGTTCTAAGCTCAAATGAAACTTGAAAACTTATGAAAAAATGAGAGCTCAATGTATATGATGCTTCTTGTTCATTGAAACACCTTGAAGACCTCCTTGTATAACCAAACACTTGTACTAGCCATTTGAGCTTCACAATGAAACACTTCAAGTCACTCCAACAACAGCTGACATTTAGAAGACAATTTTGACAATTCACATAACTTTACTTTGAAATTAAAAAACAACCGTTATTATTGCTTAGAAAgtatagaaaaatatttaaatctCAAAATGATTCTAGCCGAAAGAAGAACAAGTTTCAACTTATTTGTATATGAGCATCATGAAAAGGACTATTGCTAGATTCAGTTAGTCAACTTAAATATTTTCCAATGGCTAATAAACATGTCCAAATATGGTTGTTTATAAGTTGAAAAAATTCCTATGAgtcaaggtttttttttttttttttaataaaaaatcaaGTCAATTGGATATTTGTATAGAGAGAAAAGGACAAAATGCTAGAGCATGTTAGACTTTAGAAAGAAAACCCTGATCATATAAATAGTATGTATTTAATAAATTGTTGTGCATAATATACTAGtacaaaacatacatataatatgtCAAACTAAAGCTAGAGAGTCTagtttattgaattttttttaaattaaaaaaatctcATACTTATAGAAAATGAATTTTAAGTGACATATATGCAACTTTTACTATTTTGCtttctttatttgaaaaaacATTCAGATGACCTCCAATTAAAGTGAAATTTTGCGCAAAAGTCATTTTATATGCAAACTTAAAATCTAGAGCATTTGGTTGGGATTTAAAAGCAGGTGACAAAAATCCCCTAAAAGGTTCTTTTCgagtaaacaaaaaataaataaaatcaagtCTAATGTAAAACTTCCTCTTCCTTGGTCcatgttcttcaatttttgaatttatcCTTCCTCCTTCAATCTCCCTTCCACTTTGACCTTGAAATCAATGCATATTTGAAAATTTCATCTTTCTCTTGAAAAACCCTATTTATGCATTAAAAAACACTTCCAAAAATAGTTAGAACTTCTCATTGCTTTTGTCATAAACAAAACTAAGATTGAAGCTTTGGGGCTAACACCAGCTATACTGACTAATGACTTATGGTATTGCTTTAGCAGTGATTTTACAAAGGTGGTATTTATGAAACTAACGAATTTTTCTAAACTATGGAACTCCTCCAACATGCTTAACAAGTCATGTTTGAAGAGGATCCAGTTAGCTTGGAAGAAAGCATGGAGAAGCTATTCAGTCCAAGTGCTTTGTCCCCCATTGCAATTTTTAATAGCTTGGAGGACTTCTGCTTCTTCAAAAGGTCTCTCAAGCCACCCTGCAGTGGAAGAACCAAACAATCTTCAACTGATGCCATCTACTGAAGGTGCTCAATCCCTGGGTTCAATGTAAAGGTCTTTATGATAATCATAAATACCTTTCCTAAAAAATCCTCTTCCTTAGTTAAGGTGATTTCCTCAATTTCAATGTCAGATAAGGTATTAATTTTGTGGTAAGCATTTGCAATTTGATCAAAGAATTGTGTATCATGGTCCGCCTCCTTGAGTCATAAAGCtctagatttctgcctccaagatATCTCTTCTAGATTAACAACCTCGTTTAATTCCATTTTTAAGCATAGCTCATTTGGCTCTCTGTTCatcatcaaaaacttggattaatcCTTGCTCGTCAATTTCTTTGATGCCACAAGGataacaattttttttgtttGGAAATTCCCAAAGGTGTTTCTATTCCATATATTTAacttttcttttattcatttcaaCTTTGGGACAAGCACAAAATTAGCCTTCCCCGTGTCCAAAGTAGAAGTCCACCAAGTTTTCTCTAACTCCCTAAAACCATCGTGTTTTAACCATATATTCTTGAAGCAAAGGGGAGTTGGCTATTTAACTCCCAGTGTCAAGGGAGATTGGGAATCTGAGCTGGGTTTTAGGAAGTAGACTTTGAATCATGAGAGGAAAATGAAGTCCAATTCAACTGAAATTAGGAACCTATCAATCCTTGAAATAGAAGTTGACTCCCTTGAGTTTGACCAAATGAAGTTGCCACTAGTAAGAGAGTGGTCAATAAGGGCATTCACATTGATAAAGTCAAGGAATTCTCTTATGCTATTGGTCTCTAGGTTGCCCTCACTTCTTTTATGTGGATACACTATAGTATAATTTGAGTTCAAATCAGTGTTTTCTAATTAACTAACTAAATTATAATCTCAAAGAGCTCCTTCTAGAAAAGAGACCTAGGGGGTCCTTCACATGGGCCAAACACCCCTTTGAAAATCCATTGAAGGTTATTGTTCGCGCTTTTGAGCAAACAAGAGACTAAGAATGGGTTTATGGAGTGGTACAACAACTCCACAACACTAGGCTTCCACAAGACTAATATCCATCTGAATTACCTACAGCTCCAAGGGATATCCAGTAACAAGAATCTCATACTAAGAATGAGTTGCTTCACGTTTCCACCTTTGTTTCTTGTAAGCACACCACATCACCCCTCCAATCCTCAAGAAAGGACTTGATTACACTCCTTTTGGATTTGTCATTGAGACCCTCGTGTTCTAGTAAATGATTTTTATAAACATGATTTAACACAAAGGCTTTGGCTACTGCGTGCTTCTTCCATTTCTAAGCATCCTCCTATTTTTCCATAATTCACTGTACATTCCAAATACAAAACAAATGGAAATTTTATCTTGTGCAAGAATTTGTGTGGTGATAAATATGAATCATGAGCTACCTAAATTTCTTGGTTTAAAAGTTCCTAATGGTGGGGTTCACACTTTAGATTTTTTAGTATGCTTGGAAACTAATCAAATGTAGTCGTTGCAGGAAGGTTTTTGGATATGTGGAAAAGAATTGCAAAATGAACAAGAAATTGAGTGTCAAAGCTTCAATGATTGGAAAAGAGGATGATAATATGCATACTAATACTCAAGTTCAACTAAATGTtgtatatttatcatttacctaTCGCTGAAGGGGAATTGGAGAAAGGAAATAGGGATTGGCCAATAAGAAACGGGTAGGCCCTGAGGAGAATGACAAAGATGCGTTGACTACAACTGGCTGGAAGATTAGGGTCTTACTGACCCTATCAAATAAGGAAGCTTGTAAGTTCATTTCTGAAAATAAAGGGCAGCTGATTGGTCCTTATGAGACAAAAATTAAGCcaataataatttcaataaagCAATAACAACCATTCAGAAGAATTGGGGGTTCTGTCATAGCTTTGATCTTGGTGATAAGCCTAGTATAGTATGGAAATATTATAACCCATGGACCTATAAACCAAGCATAGATGAGCTATATATGTTCAATCCAATATTTAAGGGAAGACTATATGGTTTATTTTTGTGCATGCGCCAAATGATTTCATGAAAAGTGACACTTATGGTCTCACCTATGGGATTCGTCAAAAGTGATAGCAGCGACATCATGAATTGCCCTTGGAGACTTTTAACACAATAAAAGATTTAATTGATTGTTGTAATGCCGTTTCTTTGGGAAGTCTTGCTAGAAATCATGAATTCAAGGAATTTGCTATGATAATGGAAGTACTAACAAGGCTACTCCAATACTCAGTTAAGCATGGAAGGTTGCTTTTGTACTCAAAATGTAGTAAGATTAGTATACTAATCTTGATTATGGTGATCTTGATTAAGCTATTAGAGCTAATGTTTAAAAGATTATTGCATTCCCCATAACGGGTGCTATTTATATATCACCTGTTTCGTCTTAATGTGTTGCCGGGCTACACGTGTggagagtgttaaagcttgatatacagcTCACAACCTAACCATTTAAGTTTTTAGGGAAAGTGGTAAGCTAACACCCACAAGTATGCAAACCTTTGAAAAGGAGGTT
This genomic stretch from Malania oleifera isolate guangnan ecotype guangnan unplaced genomic scaffold, ASM2987363v1 ctg346, whole genome shotgun sequence harbors:
- the LOC131147159 gene encoding uncharacterized protein LOC131147159; this encodes MVLSLPPRTHRRSYSLPVTQDELQSVITTYWDEIESGPELGPGSPSTHSLNIEIQEIGDSPPTRTSETEIQEVGDSPPTRTSETEIPDSPPTHTLNKEVTLLFSLQ